GCGCCAGCGGCCACGTTGGCCGTCGCCGAGGACGCCGCAGAGGCCGGCCTCCCCCTCGTCGTCGGCACGACCGGCTTCGACGACGGCGAACTCGACCGCCTGCGCGAGATCAGCCAGACGGTCCCCGTCCTCAAGGCGACCAACTTCTCCCGGGGCATCCAGGCCCTCCTCGGTGCGGTCGAGGCGGCCGTCGCCGCGCTCCCGGAGTACGACCTCGAACTGCTGGAGACCCACCACAACGGCAAGGTCGACGCACCGTCCGGGACCGCCGGAACCATCCTGGAGACGATCCAGCGCCAGCGCGACGTCGAGCCCGTCTACGGCCGCGAGGGCCACGCCCCGCGCGAGGACGACGAGATCGGCGTCTTCGCCCGCCGCGCCGGCGACGTCCGCGGCGAGCACGAGCTCGTCCTGGCCGGCAACGACGAGGTGCTGTCGCTGACCCACCGCGCCGAGGACCGCGGCGTGTTCGCCGCCGGCGCGCTCGACTCGGCGACCTGGATCGAGGGGCGCGACCCCGGCTGGTACGACTTCACCGGCGTCGTCGCCGGGGAGTGACCGGACTCGCGCCGACGGGACGGATCGACCGCCACGCCCGACTTCGGGGACGTTTTGACCTAGCGGGCGCTCGCCTTCCCCATGAGTCTGCAATCCGACGTGGAGGACCTCTGGCAGCGCAAGCAGGACGGGCTGACCGCCGAGGACGCCACCGGCGACCACCTGGCGACGCTCGACGAGTTCCTCGCCGCGCTCGAGGCGGGCGAGGTCCGCGCCGCCGAGAAGTCCGGGGGAGAGTGGGAGGCCAACGAGTGGGTCAAGCAGGGCATCCTGCTGAACTTCGGCCTGCGCGAGACGGAGGCCCGCACCCACGGCGGCGTCGACTACCACGACGTCCTGCCGCTGCGGGAGACGGGCGACCTCGCCGAGCGCGGCACGCGCAACACGCCCGACGGCACCGTGATCCGCCGCGGCGCCTACCTCGGCGAGGACTGCATCATGATGTCGCCGAGCTTCGTCAACGTCGGGGCCCACGTCGGCGACAGCACGCTCGTCGACTCCTGCGACACGGTCGGCTCCTGCGCCCAGATCGGCGAGAACGTCAAGCTGGGCGCCAACACGCTGATCGGCGGCGTGCTGGAACCGGTCGAGGACGCCCCGGTCATCGTCGAGGACGACGTCTCGCTGGGCGCGGGCTGTCGGGTCACCTCCGGCTTCGTCGTCGGCGAGGGCTCGATCGTCGGGGAGAACACGCTGCTGACGCCCCGGATTCCGATCTACGACCTCGTGGAGGAGGAAGTGATCTACGGCCACCTGCCGCCGGAGCGCCGCGCGTTCACCCGCTTCGTGGAGTCCAGCGTCAGCGACCACGACCTCTTCGAGGGCGGCGCGTACAAGCCCGCCGTGGTCGCCACGGACGTCGAAGCGGAGACCCTGGAAGCGACGGAGCGAGAGGACGCGCTTCGGGAGTAGGGAGGTCGCGACTGAAAGGAGCGACCTCGTTACGGGCGAACGGCGATCACATGGAGCCGCAAGCCAGCGAGGTTCCGGCCGCAGGGAGGAACCTCGGATAGCGACCGGGAGCCGAGCGGAGCGAGGCGATACGCGAGCGGCGTCGGTGTGTCGTCGTTTCGCTTACGGCGTCTTTTCTCGCCCCTTCGGGCCGGATAGAGCGCTGATGAGGGCCACTCGATGGACGGTCGATAGCCCATCGCTACCGCTTGGATTTCGATAGTGGCGGCGCTTTTCGTAGTCCGCTGCGTCCCCTGCTACTCGTTGCCACCATGCACGCACCGATCGATGACGAGGCGCGCGGCGCGGGCGGAGGGAGAACATGAATCGGGACGACAGTGGGGCCCTCTCTCGGCGCGACGTACTCCGGGCAGCGGGCGGGACTGTCACGCTCGCCGGTCTCGGTGCGGGGTCGGCGGCGGCCGACGAGGATCACACGCCGACGCCGCACGGGGACTGTCCGGAAGGCACCGTCGAGCCGTCGATGGTCCACTACGACGACTCCATCGAGACCGTCTGCGACGACGACCACCCGAAGACGCAGACGCTCCAGCAGTCCGTCACGGAGGCGTTGCACGAGCAGTACCCGACGGTGGGGTCGCTGATCGACGACGGGTTCGTCCCGTACTTCGACTTCCTCACCGCCGACTACGCGACGGGGTGGTCGCACTGGCTCAGCCCGGAGTACGTGGGGGACGACACCGTCCTCGACCCGGAACGGCCCGAGTCGGTCCTCGTCGACCACCAGTCGTGGCGACCGATCGGGGTGATGTACGTCGCCACCCGCGACGGCGAGCCGGTCGAGCCGCCGCCGACGGTCTACGAGGACGACGGCGCCTGCGTCCCCTGGCACGCCCACGTGGGATTCCCGGGACGGCTCTCGTGGTGGAAGTTCCGTCTCTTCGCCGCGGAGCAGACGGGCGAGGGGCCCGTGTCCGAGTTCCCCTGTCAGACGCCGTGGATGCTGCACGTGTGGGTCCACTCCCACCCGGAGAGCGTCTACGCGCACGACGCGCCGCCGCCGGAGAACCGCGACGTCGAGCCGGCCAACCCCGAGTTCGAGACGGACGCCGACCCCGGCGAGGACGAGTTCGGCCCGGAGCTGTTGCCCGGGGGCTTCCGGGCGGGATACGACCACCTGCCGTGAGAGGGTCCCGCACCGGGTGACCTCGGCGTCCCAGAGCGGAACCCTTGTTAGCCGCGCGCGCCCTCTACGAGGCAATGAGCCACGATTCGCCGCCGGTCCGGCGCGTCTCGGACTGGGACTACGATCGCCTGGCCGCGCTGGCCGAGGAGCACGGGACGCCGCTGTACGTGCTGGACCTCGACCGCGTGCGCGAGAACTACGAGCGGTTCGACGCCGCCGTCGACGCCGAGGTCATGTACGCGGCCAAGGCCCACACCGGCCACGCCGTTCTGGAGACGCTGCTCGACGCGGGCGCCAACATCGAGTGCGCCGCGAAGGGCGAACTGCAGCGAGCGGTCGACGCCGGCGCCGACCCGAGCACGCTCCAGTACACCGCCGTCAACCCGCCGGACAGGGACCTCGACTACGCCGTCGAACTCGCCCAGAACAACCCCGGACTCACCATCACTGCGGGCGCGCAGGACACCTTCGACCGCCTGGAGGAGCGGGGCTACGAGGGCCGCGTCGCCATCCGCATCAATCCCGGCATCGGCACGGGCCACCACGAGAAGGTGGCGACGGGCAAGGACGCGAAGTTCGGCATCCCTTACGAACAGGTGCCCGAGGTCGCCGCGGACGTCCGCGAGCGCTTCGACCTGGTCGGCCTGCACTCCCACGCCGGCAGCGGCGTCCTGCACGACGACCTCGACGACCACTGCCGCGCCATCGGGAAGGTCGCCGACATGGCCCGCGAGGTGGGCGACGAGGACCTGGAGTTCGTCGACTTCGGCGGCGGCTTCGGCGTTCCCTACCGCGAGGACGAGGAGCCGCTCGATATGGACGTCGTCGCCGAGAAGGTCGAGGCCGCCGTCGGCGACCTCGACGCGCGCCCGAAGTTCGAGCCCGGCCGCTACGTCGTCGCCGACGCCGAGGTCATCCTGACGGAGGTCAACACGATCAAGGAGGCGCCCGCGGCGACCGTCGTCGGCGTCGACGCCTCGCTGGCGACGCTGATCCGCCCGGCGATGTTCGGCTCCTACCACCCCATCGACAACGTCACCGCGCCGGAGCGCGACCCCGAGCCCGTCTCCGTCGGCGGACCCTGCTGCACCAGCGCGGACGTGTTCTGCACGAACCGGCCGATCGCCCGACCCGAGCGCGAGGACCTGCTGGCCATCGGCAACGCCGGCGCGTACGGCTACGAGCTGGCCAACCAGTTCCACTCCCAGCCCCGGCCGGCCGAGGTGGCCATCGAGGGCGGCGAGGCGAGCGTCGTCCGCCGGCGCGAGACGCTGGCCGACGTGGTCCGCGTGGAGCAGTGACATGACCGACTTCGACCTCGAGGCGTTCCACCGCGCGGCCGTCGAGACGCCGTCCCACGAGTCCGTCGACGGGATGCGCGAGCTGCTCGTCGAGACGCTGGCCGACCACGGCGTCGCGGCGGACGTCGACGAGCACGGCAACACCGTGGCGTCGCGCGGGGCCGAGGGCGGGGCCGACGAGAGCGGCGAGGACGCGGACGACCCGCACTACGTCCTGAACACGCACGTAGACACCGTCCCGCCCCACGTCGAGTACCGCCGCGAGGGCGACCGCGTCTACGGCCGCGGGAGCTGCGACGCGAAGGGGCCGCTGGCCGCGATGATCGACGCCTTCCTCCGGGCGGACGTGGCCGACGGCGGGCGCGTCACCCTCGCGGTCACGCCCAACGAGGAGACGGTCCAGACCGGCGCGGCGGCGCTGGCCGAGGACCTCTCCGCTGACGGCTATATCGTCGGCGAGCCCACCGGGCTGGACGTCTGTACCGCCGCCAGCGGACAGTGCGAGGGAACCGTGGTCATCGAGGGCGAGAGCGCCCATGCCGCCGACCCCGCGAGCGGGCAGAACGCGATCAGGGCGGCCGCGCCCGTGCTGCAGGCGCTGGAGACCTACGATGAAAAGCGAGGACCCGGCGAGCATGAGCAACTCGGACGGCCGACGCTGACCGCCACGATGATCGAGGGCGGCGAGGCCACGAATCAGGTGCCCGCGGAGTGCCGGCTCACCTTCGACCGCCGGAGCGTCCCCCCGGAGACGGTCGACGAGTTCCGCGCGGACCTGGAGGAGCACCTCTACCAGTGGATGCCCGCGGGGATGGACCTCTCCGTCGAGCTGATCCGGCCCGACACGCCGTTCCCCGAGGCGTTCGCGACCGACGAGGACGACACCCTGGTTCGGGCGCTTCAGGACGCCAGCGGGGGCGAGGTCCGCCCGTTCGGCGCCGCCACGGAGGCCTCCTACTTCGCAGCGGACGCGCCGACAGTCGTGTTCGGGCCGGGCGTCCTCACCGACGACGAGGGCGCCGTGGCCCACTCCGAGCGCGAGTACGTCCCCGTCGAACAGCTCCACGCGGCGGCCGACGCCGTCGCGGCGACCCTGGACGAGCTACTCTGACTCGTCGCCGTCGTCCGCCTCGTTGTCCTCGTCGCCGCCCTCTTCTCCGTCCCCGTCCAGATAGGTCTGCGCCTCCTCGTCGGTGACCTGCGGGAAGTCCTCGTAGTATGCGCCGACGGCGCGGAACGCGGGCGGCGTCTCCACGCTGGCCACGTCGTCGGCGATGTCGAGCAGCGTGTCCAGCGTGTCCGCCGGGCCGACCGGAACGGCGGCGATCAGGTACTCGGGGTCGTCGTCGCGCACGCGCTGGAGGCAGGCCCGCATCGTCGCGCCCGTGGCGACCCCGTCGTCGACGACCAGCACGCGCTCGTCGGTCACGTCCGGGAACTCGCCCTCGCGGTAGGTGGCGGCCTTCTCCTCGGCGACCGCTCGCTCCCGCTCGCGGACGCGGTCGAGGTAGTCGTCGGTGACGCCCAGCTCCGCGATCAGTTCGTCGTTCCGCCAGACCGACCCGTCCTCCGCGACGGCGCCGATGGCCAGTTCCTCGTTGTCGGGCGCGCCCATCTTGCTCGCGACGACGACGTCCAGCGGGACGGCGAAGCGGTCGGCGACCGCGCGCCCGACCGGCAGCCCGCCGCGCGGGATGGTGAGGACGATATCGGGGTCGACGCCGCGGTCGGCGAGGCTCTCGGCCAGCTGCTCCCCGGCGTCGGTGCGGTCAGTGAACATGGGTCACGTTCGGCGTCGAGCACCTTCACCTTGGTCCATCGACAGGTGTGGCGGGTGAGTCAACGCGGAATTCGGGGTGAATCCGCAGGTAGTCGGGAGAGAAGTCGGCATCGAGTGTTACGGAGTGGTGCCCAGTCGTCGACCACAAGACATTTGTCCGACCCCGGAAGTGATCAGTGTACGACAGTGGACGGCGGGTAGGGGTACCTGCACTTTCGTCCACTGATCACCACTGCCCGACGAGCGCCCGCTGTCGCGCTCGCTCGGTTCACGGACAGAACGGCCTCGGCCGCTCGGGAGTGCGCCAGCGGGAACGCGGCTCCGTTAGACCCCGTCGGCCTGCTCGCTCGCGACGCCCGTGTAGCCCGTCGGCGTGATCGCCAGCAGTTCCTCGCGGACGGACTCGTCGACGTCCAGGTCCTCGATCATCCCGTGGAAGTCGTCGATGGTCACCTCGCGGCCGCGGGTCGCCTTCTTGACCTGTTCGTAGGCGTCGTCGTGGCCCTCGCGGCGGAGGATCGTCTGGACGGCCTCGCCGACGATCTCCGGCGTCGACTCGAGGTCCTCGCGCATGACCTGCTCGTTGGGGACGACCTTGTCGAGGCCGTTGCCGCACTTCGCGTAGCCGATCAGGCAGTGGGCGAAGGCGGCCCCGACGTTCCGCTTGACGGTCGAGTCGGAGAGGTCGCGCTGGAGTCGGGACTTCGTGACGTAGTCGCCGAGGAAGGTCAGATCTGAGTTGGCCTTGGTGAGGTTGCCCTCGCTGTTCTCGAAGTCGATCGGGTTGACCTTGTGCGGCATCGTCGAGGAGCCCGTCTCGCCCTCGACGGCCTCCTGGCCGAGGTAGCGGTCGGAGACGTAGAGCCACACGTCCAGGTCGAGGTCCAGCAGGACGTTGTTCGCCCCGCGGAGCGCGTCGAACAGCGCCGCGAGGTCGTCGCAGGGGTTGACCTGCGTCGTGAGCGGTTCGTGCTCCAGCCCCAGGTCGTCGACGAACGACTCGGCGAAGGCCGGCCAGTCGACGTCCGGGTAGGCGGCGTGGTGGGCGGCGTAGGTACCCGAGGCACCGGCGAGCTTGCCGGAGAGGCTCTCGATGGTCCGCTCGACGCGCGCGATCGCCCGGCCCAGCCGCGAGGCGTAGACGGCCATCTCCTTGCCGAAGGTGGTCGGCGTCGCGGGCTGGCCGTGGGTGCGCGCGAGCATGGGAACGTCGCCGTACTCGTGGGCGAACTCGACGAGCACGTCCCGGAGGTCCCGGAGTTCGGGGAGCAGGACCTCCTCGACGGCGGGGCCGACGAGCAGGCGGTGGGCGAGGTTGTTGACGTCCTCGCTCGTGAGCCCGAAGTGGATCCAGTTGGCCGCGTCCAGGCCCGCCGGCAGGCCCATGCGGACGAAGTACTCGACGGCCTTCACGTCGTGGTTGGTCGCGGGGTAGTCACCGTACCCCTCCGTCTCCAGCTGCTTGATCACCTCGGCGTCCTCGCGGTCGAACTCCCCGTAGAGCGCGCGGAGCTGGTCTCGCTGGTCGTCGTCGATCGCCAGCGGCGTCGCGTCGAGGTCGGCCAGCGCGAGCAGGTACTCGACTTCGACCTGCACGCGGGCCCGCATCAGCGCCCGCTCGCTCGCGTAGGGGACGAGTGGTTCCGTGTAGCGCGCGTACCGCCCGTCCAGCGGCGAGACGGCGTCGAGGGCGTCCCTGTCGGTCATGGCCGGAGGTGTGCGAGGCCGGCGAAAAAGCGTGTCGATCAGCCCTCGGTCGTCGCCTCGGCGGCCTCGGTCCGCTCGGTAGCGTCCGTCCGGTCGTAGTAGTCCTGATAGCGCTTGACCTTCCGGTAGAGGGCGTAGCCGACGACGCCGTCGAAGACGAGCACGAAGCCGATCAGGTAGAGGAAGTTCCACGAGGGGAGCAGCTGGGGGAGGTAGCTGACCAGCGAGTTGTACGTCGCGTGAATGGCGGCGGCGATCAGCAGCCCCTTCACGACGATGGGGCCCCAGTCGTCCGGGTTGAACTTCGCTAGACCGAGGTAGTAGCCGGCCCACGCGGAGTAGAGGACGTGGCCCGGGCCGACGAAGGCCCGACCGGTCGCGGTCAGCGCTGCGCGCTGTATCTGCTGGACGCCTTCCATGCCGGCGGCGTTGGTGTATCCCTGAACGATGTAGATGGCGTTCTCGATGAAGGCGAACCCGAGGCCGGCGACGGCACCGTACACCGCGCCGTCGACGACCGTGTTGAACGCGTCGCCCTTGTAGGCGTAGACGCGGATCGCGAGCCACTTGACCGTCTCCTCGATCGGGCCGACGACCAGGAAGAAGAAGAGCACCGTCCCGACGACGGGGATCAGGTTGAACGCGAGCTGGGCGACGCTGTTGATCAGCGCGGCGAAGCTGGCGAACAGCACCGCGAGCACGAACGTGATCGCCAGCGCCGCGAGCGGTTCGCGCCGCGTCGGGTCGCCGTACCAGGCGTAGGCGACGAGCAGGAGCGCCGGGACCGCCGAGGCCAGCGCCAGCGCCCCCAGCCCCGGCCGGTCGGCCACGAGGAGGGCGGCAAACGACAACTGGACGGCGAACAACACGAGCGCCAGGGCGATCAGGAGGACGTGGAACGACGCCCGCAGCCCGCCGTAGATGCCGACGGAGAGGCGGTCGAGCGCCGACCGGGCGTCCCACTCTGCAACGTCGTACAGGTCCTCGTCGCCGCCGAAGGCGGCCTTGACCGGATCGCGCACCATGTCAGGAGAATGGAGTGCTAGACTGTTGTCAGTTTCCCCGCTCTACCGCGAGACGGACGGCGAGCGGGCCTCCGGCGGATTCACTCACCGGGGGACTCGCCGCGTTCGTCGCCCGGATCTGCCGACTCCCTGGTGATCGCGCTGGGTTCGAGGTGGGTCGTCGGCCGCTCCGGGTACCGCGCCAGGTAGGCGCCGGCGGCCAGCAGGGCCAGTCCGAACGGCAGCGCCAGCAGGCTCCGGAGCCCGGCGCCGTCGCCGAAGCCCAGGAACAGCACGGCGCTCAGCGCCAGCGCGACGCCGATCCAGGGCGGGGTGCGGCGGGCGCGCACCATGCCGAACGCGAGCATGCCCGTGCCGCCGACGAGTCCGAGGACGCCCGGCGCGACCAGCCAGTCGATCGGGTCGCCCCCGAGGATGGCGGCGAGCGACTGTCCGACCCCGAACACCAGCGCGCCGAGAGCGCCGATACCCGCGCCCTCGCCGCCCGGGAACTTGTACGTCCACGGGAGGCGGAACACCACGCCGACGAAGCCAAGGGCCGTGAGCAGGCCGGAGAGCCCGACCGCGAGCAGCATCCGCCCCTCGGTCCCCTCGACGACCGTCATCCAGACGGCCCACGCCGCCCACGCGACGCCGGCCGCGGCGAGCGCGCCCTGTGCCCACGGACGCGACGTCTCGGTCATGTCTCGCCGGTGTGCTCGGCTCCGAGGAAAGCGTTCCGGATGGACCGCCGGTCGCATCTCGGTTCGACGGGTCGGACTGTGTCGACTGTGTCATCCGTGACACCGGGACACCGCAATCCATTTGCGCTCGCCGGCCGGCGCTTCCGACATGAAACTCGCGGGCATGGCAAGCAACCGCGGCCGAAACCTGCTGAACATCGCCGACCGGGCGCCCGGCGACGCCGAGTTCTCGGTGATCCTGACCAACGACGCCGACGCACCGGTCCTGGCGGAGGCCGAGGAGCGGGGCATCCCGACGGAAGTCGTCGAGCGCGACGACGACGAGGAGCGCGAGGCCCACGAGCTGCGCGTCCTCGACGCGCTCGACGACTACGACTTCGACCTGGTCTGCCTCGACGGCTACATGCGCGTCCTCACGGAGACGTTCGTCGACGAGGTGCCGACGACGCTGAACGTCCACCCGTCGCTGCTCCCCTCCTTCGGCGGCATGGACGCCCACGAGCAGGTGCTCGACGCGGGCGTCAAGGTGACCGGCTGCACCGTCCACGTCGTCGACGAGACGGTCGACGGCGGCCCCGTCGTCACCCAGGAGCCCGTCCCCGTCCACGAGGGCGACGACGAGGACGACCTGAAGGAGCGCGTCCTCTACGAGGCGGAGTTCGCGGCGTATCCCCGCGCAGTCGAGTGGTTCGCCGAGGACCGCGTGACGGTCAACCCGGACCAGGGCACCGTCAGCGTCGAGGGCGACCAGGCCGGCCCGCTGCCGGCTCGCCGGCTGCTCTCGAACGACCGCGCGGCCGACCTGCGCTACGGCGAGAACCCCCACCAGGACGCCGCCGTCTACGCCGACCGCACGACCGAGGAGGCCAGCGTCGTCCACGCCGACCAGCTCAACGAGGGCGCGAAGGCGCTGTCCTACAACAACTACAACGACGCCGACGGCGCGCTGAACCTGATCAAGGAGTTCGACGAGCCTGCCGCCGCGGTCATCAAGCACACCAACCCCGCGGGCTGTGCCGTCGCCGACACGCTCGCCGACGCCTACGCGGACGCGCTCGCGACCGACCCCAAGAGCGCGTTCGGCGGCATCGTCGCGCTCAACCGCGAGTGCGACGTCGAGACGGCCGAGCAGATTATCGACTCGTTCAAGGAGGTCGTCGTCGCGCCCGGCTACACCGACGACGCGCTCGACGCGCTGTTCGAGAAGGACAATCTGCGGGTCCTCGACGTCTCGGATCAGTACGACGTCAGCGAGCAGTTCACCGAGAAGCCGCTGGTCGGCGGCCGCCTCGTCCAGGAGCGCGACCAGCAGGCGCCCACGGTCGACGACCTGGAGGTCGTCACCGAGCGCGAGCCCACCGAGGCGCAACTGGAGTCGATGCTGTTCGCGTGGCGGACCATCAAGCACGTCAAGTCCAACGCCATCCTGTTCGCGCAGGGCACCGAGACGGTCGGTGTCGGCGCCGGCCAGGTCTCCCGCGTCGACGCGGTCCGCATCGCCGAGATGAAGGCCAACGAGGACGCCCAGGGCAAGGGCCCCGAGGGCGCCGTGATGGCCTCGGACGCCTTCTTCCCGTTCCCGGACGGCATCGAGGTGGCCGCCGACGCCGGCATCGAGGCCGTCATCCAGCCCGGCGGGTCGAAGAACGACGACAAGGTCGTCGCGGCCGCCGACGAGCACGACGTGGCGATGGTGATGACCGGCCAGCGGGCTTTTAGACACGACTGAGCGTCAGCGAAGGAGTCTCGGAAGCTCGCCAGAGCACGCTCTGACGGTGTTTTAGACACGATTGAGCGTCAGCGATTAAGTGTCTAAAGCTCGGAAGACGAGCGGAGCGAGTCTTCCGGTGGTTCCGACACGACTGAGTGGAGCGCCGTCGTCGTTCGGCCTGCAACCAAACGCGACCGTCTGGTAGCCGTCCGGCACGAACGTATCGGCCACCGAACACTTTTTATCGACCGACGGGAGAACGGTAGACGTGTCCTGGGTCACGCGCAACCGTCACTGGCTGCTGTTCGCGGGCGTCGTCCTGACCACGATGGCGGCGGTGGGCGTCTTCACGCTCGCCGCCGCGACGGCGCTGGTCGGCGTCGTCGCGGGCGGGCTCCTGGCCGCCGCCGACGCCGTCGCGACCTACTTCCTGTTCGGGGTGTTGCTGCTCGGCCTGGACGTCGTGCTGGCCGTCGCGCTGGCGGTCACCCTCGCGAGCATGGTCTCGCTGCCGGAGAGCGACCGTCTCGCGGGCGCCGCCGCCGTGGCCGAGCGGGCCGCCGGCCGCGAGCCCCGCCTCGCACGGAAGTTCGAGCCGTCAGTCGAGACGCGGCACGAGCGGCTCCGGGAGCGGTACGTCGCCGGCGAGATCTCCGAACTGGAGCTAGAGCGCCGGCTGGACGATCTGCTGGCGGCCGATTTCGAGGGGTCTACCGGGACCGTCCGCGGGAAGGCGGTCGGACGCGACGAGCGGGACCGGACCGCTGAACTCGAATAGTGAACCCGCGCCGTCGCTGCGGGCACGGGCGCTTTTATTGGTCCTCGCGCCGTCGTTACGGACATGTCACGCGACCTGACCCTCGTCCGCCTCGACCTGCACTGGGTGCCGGCCGAGCGGATCGCCCGTGCCGTCCCGGGCGTCTCGCCCGACGACCTGCCGGCGGAGCTTCGCCGATCCGGACCGACCGACGCTGCGACGAGTCCCTTCCCGACGGAGACGTGGACCGGCGGGCCCGAGGGGCGGTCGCGCCGGCGTCCCGGCGAACGCGCGGCGCGGCTGGGCGAGCCGACCGGGTCCGATCCGACGACCGAGCGTCGCCCGGGAACGGCGGCTGCCACTCGAAACCGGCAGGACAGCACGCCCGACGAGCGACGGGGAAGCACGTCCGACGACCGGCGCCACCGCCGGCACAGTGGCGAGACGCCGCCGCCGGGCGTCCCCAGTCCCAGGGACGAGTCGGACTCGGGCGGGAAGAGCAAACTGCTGGTTCTGGGCGGCGCCGCCGTGGCGGTTCTGGGCGTGCTCGCGGCCGCGGCCGGCTTCCTCTGGAAGAAGAAGAGCGGCGGCGACAGTGACGGCGGCGACGGCGCGGACGCGTCCGGGTCAGGTATCACGGAGAAGATTCCCGTCGTCGGCGGGGACGGCGAGGGCGATGACGACCAGCGCGAGGAGCGGGAGCCGCGGACCGAGCGGGGGCACACGAGCGCCGCCCCCATCGTCGGGATGACCGCGCTGGCGGTGATGGCGGCGTTCGTCCGGCGCTTCCTGGTGTGGCCCCGGGGTCGCTATCGTAGAAACTAGTTACACATCGAAGGGCATCTCGGGTGCTCCTCGAGTGTGTCAGTGCGTTCAGTTCCTCCGATAGTGTGTCGACACTGCCGCGACTGTGACGTCCGTGAGCGGCGGGGACCGCCAGTCTAAAGCGCTCGGCAGGGCTGCCTACGGGCATGGAATTCCACGACGCGGCGAACTTTCTCCTCGACCTGCGGCGGTTCGCCCTGCGTCCCGGGACCGACGCCACCCGGGAGCTCCTCGCCGAGCTGGGCGACCCCCAGGAGGGGCTGGACTGCGTCCAGATCGCCGGCTCGAACGGGAAGGGCTCGACCGCCCGCATGGTCGAGCGGACGCTCCGCGAGGCCGGGCTGGACGTCGGTCTCTACACGTCGCCCCACCTCGACGACGTCCGCGAGCGGATTCAGGTC
This genomic interval from Halomicrobium urmianum contains the following:
- the purH gene encoding bifunctional phosphoribosylaminoimidazolecarboxamide formyltransferase/IMP cyclohydrolase codes for the protein MKLAGMASNRGRNLLNIADRAPGDAEFSVILTNDADAPVLAEAEERGIPTEVVERDDDEEREAHELRVLDALDDYDFDLVCLDGYMRVLTETFVDEVPTTLNVHPSLLPSFGGMDAHEQVLDAGVKVTGCTVHVVDETVDGGPVVTQEPVPVHEGDDEDDLKERVLYEAEFAAYPRAVEWFAEDRVTVNPDQGTVSVEGDQAGPLPARRLLSNDRAADLRYGENPHQDAAVYADRTTEEASVVHADQLNEGAKALSYNNYNDADGALNLIKEFDEPAAAVIKHTNPAGCAVADTLADAYADALATDPKSAFGGIVALNRECDVETAEQIIDSFKEVVVAPGYTDDALDALFEKDNLRVLDVSDQYDVSEQFTEKPLVGGRLVQERDQQAPTVDDLEVVTEREPTEAQLESMLFAWRTIKHVKSNAILFAQGTETVGVGAGQVSRVDAVRIAEMKANEDAQGKGPEGAVMASDAFFPFPDGIEVAADAGIEAVIQPGGSKNDDKVVAAADEHDVAMVMTGQRAFRHD
- a CDS encoding SHOCT domain-containing protein, yielding MSWVTRNRHWLLFAGVVLTTMAAVGVFTLAAATALVGVVAGGLLAAADAVATYFLFGVLLLGLDVVLAVALAVTLASMVSLPESDRLAGAAAVAERAAGREPRLARKFEPSVETRHERLRERYVAGEISELELERRLDDLLAADFEGSTGTVRGKAVGRDERDRTAELE